The DNA region TGACCTgaaaataacccccccccccaacacaaaAACACACTTCTTTTCTCATTGAACCCTCAAAATACTGGTAATGTTTGACTGTAAAATGTCAGATATGTAAGTTACATACTATTTACATAATATTTGCAGTGGACAATGTTTAAAAGGGATTTTTCCACAATTTAGCGTGGGTTTGATTTAGGCGCATTTCTGAATGTAcctatttttatatatgtttgaCATTTGACAATGGACTTGATTTAGCAGAAGCCAAATTCAGACAAAAACGCTAATTGAAATACACAGCTAACTGtaattaacgaggccgagtacagaacgagtatgcacgctttcgcgcagcgtttcatttgtattgtgacgtcatctttttgctttgttgacgccatggcgttaTAGtctcaactgcagatattcagcgaaatttgttgaaaatagctcgattgatgcgtaaaattgatattatattgtggaataaacataaatgtctcgaagtataagctttATTTGGGCTCGgttcgaaaacgtgaagagggttcagcaagcatagccctctgtcacgttttctttacccgcctaaatatagcttgatttctatatttcaagacagtaaccatgtattttatatgacCCTtgatatgtgatgttatatatttatttagtacTTAAATGTgtctaaatgttttaataatactataaagatcaccatttccgtcgttgtcaaataaaaaaatagctaTTATCTGGCAcactgggaaattgggcatacaaaaaacaactttgataagacccctggatcaaaccaggaggtaaaaggttttttttatttgaacatttGAGGTCTttaagcaataactttaatatgtagaacagaaaaagaaatccctagggcagaagtttaaaaaaaatgtaaaaaatgtgcaaaattgatacatttcaggcaaaatcccatagggtcccatgttaaagattaacaaactttgagatgaccccttgaacaaacggtgtggtaaatgtcttatttttttttcttaaaataataattatatcagtagaaattcatgtaaaaaatttcattaaaaaatctagggcagaaaaaattagacccggcctcgttaaatacgtttacagtaattcTAACCAAATATAGCAGTAAGATAGTGATTTGATGCACAAGGTTAAAACTTTTTTGGTACTTTTCATCCATCTTAATGACTCATAAATGAATTCcatcaggattttttttatcatacaagTTTTATACCTTGATTCCTTCCCCAGACTGTGCTGAGCATGCCTGTATGTGCCACTTTCTGTCACGTATTGTGTCTAGTGATAGTCCCCGGGCTATCTCTGAGGCCTGTGCAGCCTGCAGCAAGTCCTGCTTGTTGGCATAAATTAACAGAGGAACTCCCTGTAACTTTGGCTCCTCCAATAGCTCTGATAATTCCTGCAAtgtttataatgaaaatattatgaTCACATATTAATCTTAGGTGACAGCTCTGCTCAGGTTCACACCTTACTCCTTATAGTTATCTTGCTCTGTTGATAAGAATGTTGATTCTGATCATTTCATCTAATTTTCTGTATGACTATAACTTCAACACTTATACAAGTTTTTTGCAAAAGTCAACTTACTAGGCCAGTTTCTTCAAATCTCTTTTGATCAGCACTATCTATAACATATATCTGAAAAGAAAAACCATGTTTTATAGTcccatttttaaaaaggtaagTAAATAtgctaaaagaaaaaatgttattatttccAAATCTAACTTACAAGAACATCtgtattttcaaagtaattccTCCAGTATGGTCTAATCTTTCTTTGACCTCCTATGTCCCAAACATTCAGTTTAAAACCAGACGAGACTACAGATTTGATATTAAATCCCTGAAAGAAAGAGTACATCATTGTCTAAACACCTGGTATCAACTTCAAGTGAATCAAGTAGACAATATTGATTTATGTATTGATTGtgttaaattaatatttcacaGTATCTACCTGAGTTGGTGTTATATGACTGACATCTTCTGAagccaatttttttaaaagtgtagTTTTTCCTGCATTATCCAAACCCAGCAAAAGTATTCGCAGTTCTTTGTCTTGGCTGGACTTCAGTTTTCGTATTAAATCTAATAGTccctataataaaaaaaaatataaatcagatTACTAGtttaataattgttttcaattaattgtaACACTTTcgatattatttgtaaacaagtaTCGGTACATGCAATGATAAAGTAGCATTCTGATTTTGAGTATGTATACACAACAGAAGAGACAAGTCACAACTGAATTTAAACCAAAAGGAATCTTTTCGTGAATTTTTTGCTCTCTTTAATaggcatatatattttttgatccTCTCAGTGATGATATGGAGAATTTTGCTACTTACTGGTAAATGTTAACTTTCGTTGCTTTTGATAAGTTTGGCGTGTACTAGTACATTctgacaaaatatgtttatttctgCGGCACACAAATCTAGTCAGACGATAGGGATAAGTAATTTTATCATTTCCAACCTAGATCTCATTagaaattgttgaaaaaatcAGGGagcttgtttaaaacatagggTGAACTGAGCaccccctataaatccaagatggcgagtgtcgttcctttactttttaaaaatttacattgaatacacttttttaacatgttaaacAGGGGTTTTCAGTGAATGTTTTTAATGCAGTACAGttgaatacacagaaatacacttAAGATGactaattttaataaattttgtctTCTGAAACAAGTAATAAAGAACTCCAATTATCCAACAACAGAGCCCCTGTGAGAAGTTGTGAAAACAAGAGAGCGAGGTCTTCGCATCTTCCGACTTTGCTTTCACATCTTTACACTTTCACTTATTTGCTTTTGCAACTTCGTACTCCTCCTTTAAAAGCGAGTAGCCTCAACAGAATACCATAATTTgagaattaattaatattacaaTAAAGCACTTTTTTTTTGAAAGGCGGCCATTTAATACGTTGGAATATAAAATCCAATACATAGTTATATAAATGTACTCCTTCTCGAAGTTTATAGTATGTCagatcagggacgtatatacgtccctgttcAGATCAAATAAGGTATTTCAAAAGCACGTTTTTGAATGAAAGGAGGCCATGTTTTTATAGATGGAACTGTGtcattaattttacaaactTGCGACATTTCCCTGTTTCTTTCAACACATACTTAGTTTAAACACTCTACGTTTCACAATAACAATATTTCGTAGTAAATATAatgattaaatttaacaaaaaatatgtaccATTTTCTACCGCTATTCGGAATTCGGCTTCCTGTGTTACTACGCGTGACGTCACCGTCTCGTTTTCAATGAGAAAAAATTCCTTGAGGGAATCTATTTACCCAAAAGATATTTTACAAGTCGCACAACAAGATTAATGCATGAAGAAGAAATATAATATATCTTATATTTTTCaagtatcttttttaattttaaaatatacttcATATATATTACAATAGTTTTTGATAGTTTTGGGTCTCATTACAGAAGACATTTTTATGGACATTATAGATCTATAACAACATAACAATTATGCCATATGAATGTATGATTTGCAGTATTGttaattgaacaattttttatagatatgtcatatacattttaattatttttgttctttattggaatttaagaattttaagatatttttttaaaagatgaacagGAATTTTaggaaattaaagaaaatcctttattttatgaaaatagcCGTACCAAATGTCAGAGAGACAGACGATTCGTAGTTTCACATTTGAAGAGTTCCAAAACAATGTATACATGTGCCTGATGAGGAGATGTAGTGTTTTTGGCTCTTCACATGTGCACTGATCCTCACCACTAGACCAACAGGTATGTGAAATATAATGTTCCCAATTCATTTAACTTTATTTACCCCTTGCAACAACATAAATCATTTGGATTTATTATATTCCACGTTTTGATCCAGATTTATCCAGTTTTAAATCACTCACATCCCAATAAGCCAGAGTTCATGCAAGAAACGAATCATTCAAGATCAAAAGTTTATTTACCGTGCAAAAGGGTGCACATCTACACACAGAGTGactgattttaatttgtcaaaaaTCGATGAAAAAGACACATTTGGCTGACCTAATCAATTATAAATGATTGATGTCTCAATTATAATTGATTGATGTCCACCAGTTAATCATCTTCTATCAGTATTACATTTCtgttgtaacaggatgggagaaataatgacggaccagacagggaattgaacctgggcccccttaATCTCTATAaccaggtgctctaccaactgagctatctggccaTCATAATCCCTTCCCCTTTAATAGTCTTCGCCCTCAAAGATCACCCCAGTTTtctcccctggcaggagttcacCTGTCAACTCCAGGGGTTGATCACTGCACcaattgtaacaggatgggagaaataatgacagaccagATTGGGATTTGAACCCGGGCCCTCTGAATTTCTAGCCAGATGCTCTACCAACAGAGCTATCTGGCACCGGTGTTTGAATCAGTGACTGTTACATTCTTCCCCCTTTAAATAACCTTGCCCTCGAATACCACCCCAGTTTTCTCCCCTGGCAGGaattaacctgttagttccatgTGTTGATCACAGCACCAGATGTAATGGTacgggagaaataatgacaagACCAGATAAGGATTCAGACACAGGACCCCTGAATCTGTAGTctggtgctctaccaactgagctatctgccATCAGTATTCGAACGGGGCTGACCGTCACTTTATCATAGACAGGCATAGCACATAGATTCTTTGTGTTATGCCAGTCAATTAATGTTAGTGTGCATGCCATGCACCCATACTGCTAATGCAGCTCTAGATAGCATGTTCTATCATTAAAATAACAGTTCTGATGTCCTACAGACCCAGTTCACCTGAGTGTAGCCTGGTCgtggtaagattattcttactAATGTAGCCCCTATCTATGATGAACAATTAAGgtaaatcaacttttaaatATCATAGATAACAAACTGGAAGAAATGTTCCAAATCAACGAATAATGTTTTGTGTACTGTGAGCAtctctaaaaataaaacttagttTGTAAGTAAGGTAGTAAATGATTTATCCATTGACATGTGAAATAAACAATACCggtaattgaaaatataacagTAAATTCAAACGCCCTGCCCACCTAGTTTATGTCAATTTCTATACATGTTCTACATGTATTCAGTTCTTCTGAGATGTATCCAGGTTGATGTTATAATAGCAATATATCTCATCACAGATGAATGAGTACAAGGTAGCACAATTAGGTCAACTCCTACTCCAAATAAATATTGTGACAACACattgaaaaagaatgaaaaattgGCATTGAAGTAATTAGTCAGCAAATGAAATTTGGACCATCACTAAAATATGCcccatacaatttttttattcatattttatttcccTCCATGATTTACACATCATAATTGATAAGGTTATACTTATGTTCTCTGTTACTCCTGACTTTGTATGTTATCAAGATTTGATATGGTGATCTAGTCAGAATGGTCAGTAATCTGTCCACTGTTCCAAACTTGACCTGTGGCAGTCCATTGTTATTGCtgattgtttgttattttttattctggACAACTGTGTCATATAGCCCTCACTGATCTATCCCAGGTAAACATCatcatttcaaaacaatatcCTAAGTAGGAAAAAATTATTccatttatcataaataatgaACACTtgtgtttaatattttacattttcaacttcatctctagatctactggtctgtatttaaaaaaaaataggggaAAGGGATTGATGTCCTACACATTGTTATGAGAACCAATTCACCATTGAAGCCAATATTAACATTAATTCAAAAGCTTCTGTTTATATAGTGTAGGTTaaggtattttatttttgaggcTTGGCAATAGattataggaatatataggggaTTATCTTTTACATTCCtgttctcaagaactactgtaAAGTGCTACAAATTGTgataaatgtattattattgtGCATCCACATATATTATAATAAGTTTCAATTATTTCCACTGTGCAACCACCTGCCATAAGAATTTACTTACTTATGAGAAAAACTGTTATTCAAGGGTAAGCCATATGATCATtagctttttgttttattttgacatGTAAAGAGATGGAAACTCAAAGAGTAGACCTTGATCAACCAATTTGGAACCTGAGCACTTTTACTGGGAGACTTCAGTATTATGCATGGATTACCAATCCATTGCTCAGCATCCAATCAGAGTCCACTCTCTTCTCTGCCAAGGACCTTGTCCAGAAATACAGGTAAATGTGTCTATAACAATTGCTCATCCAGAAATAcaggtaaatatatacatgtactatgtacaATAACTCATACAAAAAATATGGACAAATACAGTGCATGCACTATAATAACACTTATAGCTCATCCAGATAAACATGCACATGTGTATACCATATAACAGGTATTTTCTGTGGCTAAAATTTTTGCATTTAAGGTCCTAAAAGGTGTCAAATTATATTCTGAATTTCCAATTTTTgcaattacatttatttagacagcaaaaaaataaaaaataaacatagtaAGTATTAtacattgtttaaattttgtgtcCCTCTTCTTTGTGTTTCGGGACCTTGTGTGATGTGGGTGTTAATTTCCATTACAAAATCAATCACCTTGAAGTAATTTTAACATGGTTTATGTTTATCTAACAATTTCAGGTAAAGCATGCATTTGTCTGTCATGTTGAATATCAAGGTTTTGTAGCTCAAAGTTGTGAATATTTACAAATGATGATTAAATATTAAggtcctttttttaatttcttgtgGCCCTTAAATCAAATTACCCATTTATGCTTGACtgactttaaaatttataaaaatattccatCCATCGCCTTTGGGTCAGGAGGTCAGGTCCTAGAGAGGGACCGATATGGCCATATggtgaaaatgtatgaaatctCAGAAAATCATCTTCTCTACATTAAcagcagggggggggggggggggggggggactggatgcatggttatgatatccatgatgaagccctctacctaaattatgaaatttatgaTCCCAGTTTAGGGATTCAGGCCCTCTAGGGTAGAACCAATATGACCACAtagtgaaaatatataaaaatttcataatatttttatttgtacttAACAGCCGTGATAGATGACTAAATGCAATGCATTATATTTATATCcataatattgcaaaatatactGGCCAGTGGGCAGGGGTTGAAGActttaatggggggggggaAGTTTGACAGATATCGGGCATAGATAATCCAAGATTCCTCCGCCGCTGTCCCCCTCCCCCTTTATGAATTGATGTTTGCAAACATCAAATGATACCGGTAAAAGCAGGAGTAACAGTCAGAGGAGCCGTGGATTAGGGCTTAGACTCCAAAAGGAAGCTTATTTAAAATGCAGACATGAGACTCCCTACTACCGGTAGGTCCATCGAAGAGCTGTGATATTCCGGTGACCGTCAAGGCCTGTGAGCCTCTTGTTCTCTTAAAAAACCCTTCTCCTTCTCttttcattctctctctctctctctctcacacacacacattgaTACACTTTTTGAGtggaaaaaatttatttaacatacaaaaatacatgtacaacattacaatgcaaaaatatattattcaacgttatacatgtactagtatgtcAAATTCCTTTTTCCCAcctttatttataaacaatgaGTTTAACACTTAAAACAGAATactaatttatttgataaacattttacaaatttaacactgtacaatatataattttaaatataaatttatgtttATGTTCAGAGCAGGGACGGAACCCCCAGGAACGACAGTGACCCAGATACGACGTGCCCAGCAGCTGTACCTGTCTGCTTTCCATCCTGACACAGGAGAGCTCCAGAATGTCATTGGGAGGATGTCCTTCCAAGTCCCTGGGGGCATGGTCCTCATTGGAGCCATGACCACTTTCTACAGGTTGGGTGTAACAGGGCAAAGTTATCAGAAACTGATTCTTAAGCAGTCAAATTTGTAAATTTCTGTCAAAAACACgtttatttgggtttttttggtcatgaatattgcattgaTTTATAGTTATAAATCTGAATCGATTAACGTTTTTTTCCCTGTACAAATCAAAGCTAGATAGCTAAATTATTATCATTGTGAAAAATGTTTTCTTGTTTTGCCCAAGTCTTGTACCTTTTGAGAAAATGTAAGTCATTGTCTTTATGTTGAAGACATGAACTGGTACCAAATAATTACTGGGGGTAAGTGGTATTTGATAAATGTGTaagaatgaaaataaggaaataaatgtacatagtatgttttattttatatttttaggaGTAACATAGCAGTGATTTTCTGGCAGTGGGCTAACCAGTCGTTCAATGCACTGGTAAACTACACCAATAGAAATGCGGCAGCTGACATTTCTAAAAAGTAAAAACTTTACATATAGATATTGTTTAAAGTTACTTGGTTACTAGAtcatacatttttatgaaactgaTTATCAGCAATGAAAAGAACAATGATACTATTGGAGGAATAAAGGTTACAGTTTGTCCAATTGTGCTTCTAAACAGGAAAAgagtttataaaattaaaaaattaatttcaaatccTTTAATCATTTTACCTGAACCTAAATAGCTGTAGCCACATGATTGCATTTCAGCAAGTAAATTTTGAGGCCTGGAaagttgtggccatttttagactatttgaaactcctttagaagaagagagATATTTAAAAGTGTATAGAAAATTATtcgaaatttaaattaaaatatttgaaattttctttgcctaatgttaataaataaaaaaaagttatacctAAAATTTTAAGGTAAATCTAATGGGTGATTTGCTGACCAACCAGCCTCCTTAGAGATGTtattttatattagtttttGTAATGAGATATGCTTCGTTTAAAATCTAATTGCCTCtttaatcaaatcaatttaattagACAGCTAGGATTTGCCTACATCTCTGCCACTTCATGTGCTCTTGTAACAGCCCTGGGATTGAAAGCAGTTTTAAGTCAGGTAAATTGATCCCTCATGTAGTATTGATAATTGAAAATCAGTGGTCAATATACTGATCTATATTATATACCTATTTACTGGCTATGTATGAGGACGAtggcaagtttattgtccccgccccccccccccccccaacagcAACTACATTGTTTTTCActaggcaaagccaagggaaataatTACTGATGATAGGGACAGTAAACTTGCTATAGTTCAGATAGTCAATAACATGAGTAAATAGGTATTttattatacagaagaaaactcaATTTGTCGGcaatgcaaattttttttatggtaaACTAACGTAGCGACTTGGATTACACCAAAGGTGTTAGGAGTTTAAAGATAAGAGAAATTGAATTTATGGATGAATAGTTTTGATGACTTTTCACCATGGGTAAATAGCACAAAAACTATTTCCCAGTTTCATAGATAGAATAGCATTTTGTTCATTgttattttacatagaaaatactgtatacagagttATTTTCACCCCGTATATTTTCGTCCTTCTACATTTACAGACAGTTTAGCCCCGTCTTGAaagcaatttaaatatttttttaacatttaaattttttatggtCATATCTGATTTTGAAT from Crassostrea angulata isolate pt1a10 chromosome 7, ASM2561291v2, whole genome shotgun sequence includes:
- the LOC128192277 gene encoding ADP-ribosylation factor-like protein 3; this translates as MGLLDLIRKLKSSQDKELRILLLGLDNAGKTTLLKKLASEDVSHITPTQGFNIKSVVSSGFKLNVWDIGGQRKIRPYWRNYFENTDVLIYVIDSADQKRFEETGLELSELLEEPKLQGVPLLIYANKQDLLQAAQASEIARGLSLDTIRDRKWHIQACSAQSGEGIKEGIDWMSTVVGKKK
- the LOC128192276 gene encoding sideroflexin-2-like; protein product: METQRVDLDQPIWNLSTFTGRLQYYAWITNPLLSIQSESTLFSAKDLVQKYRAGTEPPGTTVTQIRRAQQLYLSAFHPDTGELQNVIGRMSFQVPGGMVLIGAMTTFYRSNIAVIFWQWANQSFNALVNYTNRNAAADISKKQLGFAYISATSCALVTALGLKAVLSQRASPILQRFVPFAAVCASNMVNIPLMRQSEIQNGVVVTDEDNNPVTKSKYAAFKGIGQVVFSRIVICSPSMVLLPFLMEKLEKTAFMVRYGRYVNAPFQILLSGLSLVVMVPVGCALFNQRCSITVDKLKIIDSEAYEEVKSKYGDNIPKKLYFNKGL